The Blattabacterium cuenoti genome includes a region encoding these proteins:
- a CDS encoding redox-regulated ATPase YchF, protein MKCGIIGLPNTGKSTFFNRISNSKALSENFPFCTIEPNYGITKVPDQRLYELKRIINPEKIIPSEIKIIDIAGLIKGAHKGEGLGNRFLSHIRETNVIIHIIRFFLDISILHVEGSVNPIRDKEIIDMELQFKDLETIEKRLKKINQKNQKYIEILQKILSFLKKGKNVRTYPFQKYEKEYIKDLQLLTVKPIIYVCNIDEKLDIKTNSHIENIKEMVKMENAPLEILSLKKNCIKVDQILKKTYKLLNLQSFFTVGKKEIRSWSIPSTCTAYEASSVIHTDFKKGFIRAKVIHYDDFIKYGSEENVKKAGKIFLVGKNYLIQDGDIIQFRFNQ, encoded by the coding sequence ATGAAATGTGGAATTATAGGTCTACCAAATACAGGAAAATCGACATTCTTTAACAGAATTTCTAATTCTAAAGCTTTATCAGAAAATTTTCCTTTTTGTACCATAGAACCAAATTATGGAATCACAAAAGTTCCAGATCAAAGATTATACGAACTCAAAAGAATTATTAATCCTGAGAAAATAATTCCATCCGAAATAAAAATAATAGACATAGCAGGTTTAATTAAAGGAGCGCATAAAGGAGAAGGATTAGGAAATAGATTTTTATCTCACATTCGTGAAACAAATGTCATTATACACATAATACGTTTCTTTCTCGACATAAGTATCCTTCATGTAGAAGGGTCTGTGAATCCTATTAGAGATAAAGAAATCATTGATATGGAATTACAGTTCAAAGATCTAGAAACAATAGAAAAAAGATTAAAAAAAATAAATCAAAAAAATCAGAAATATATAGAGATACTACAAAAAATTCTTTCTTTTTTAAAAAAAGGAAAAAATGTTAGAACGTATCCATTTCAAAAATATGAAAAAGAATATATAAAAGATTTACAGTTATTAACTGTGAAACCTATAATTTATGTATGTAATATAGATGAAAAACTGGATATAAAAACTAATTCACATATAGAAAATATTAAAGAAATGGTAAAAATGGAGAATGCTCCTTTGGAAATTTTATCATTGAAAAAAAATTGTATAAAAGTTGACCAAATATTAAAAAAAACTTATAAGTTATTAAACTTACAGAGTTTTTTTACAGTAGGTAAAAAAGAAATTCGATCTTGGTCTATTCCTAGTACATGTACAGCTTATGAAGCTTCTTCAGTTATTCACACAGATTTTAAAAAAGGATTTATTCGAGCAAAAGTGATTCATTATGATGATTTTATTAAATATGGGTCCGAAGAAAATGTGAAAAAAGCAGGAAAAATATTTTTAGTAGGAAAAAATTATCTCATTCAAGATGGAGATATCATTCAATTTCGATTTAATCAATAA
- a CDS encoding zinc-binding metallopeptidase family protein, which translates to MSHYSINSNSIEFLEKYLNEFSPTGDESKGQKIWINHISSYVEKIQTDLYGTAVGIINYNSPYKLIIEAHVDEISWYVNYITEEGLIYVSRNGGSDHQIAPSKRVIIHTEKGFVHGVFGWPAIHTRKPSEEKSPNIDNIFVDIGVSSKNEAMKMGVHLGCVITYPDKFFIMNQNYFVSRALDNKIGGFIIAEVARMLRENKVDLNFGLYIVNSVQEEVGLKGAKMISQTIQPNIAIVTDVTHDTYSPMIDQKIQGDVKCGLGPVIGYSPSIHKNIRELIIQTAMNKKIHFQRLASSRYTGTDTDAFAYSNRGVLSALISIPLKYMHTTVEMVHKNDVEKAILLIFETLQEINNKNKKFFID; encoded by the coding sequence ATGAGTCATTATTCAATTAATAGTAATTCTATTGAATTTCTTGAAAAATATTTGAATGAATTTTCTCCAACGGGAGATGAGAGTAAAGGACAAAAAATATGGATAAACCATATTAGTTCTTATGTAGAAAAAATTCAAACTGATTTATATGGAACAGCAGTAGGAATTATCAATTATAATTCTCCATATAAATTGATTATTGAAGCACATGTTGATGAAATATCATGGTACGTTAATTATATTACAGAAGAAGGATTGATATATGTATCTCGTAATGGAGGATCTGATCACCAAATAGCTCCATCTAAAAGAGTAATCATTCATACAGAAAAAGGATTTGTACATGGAGTTTTTGGATGGCCTGCTATTCATACAAGAAAACCTTCAGAAGAAAAATCTCCTAATATAGATAATATATTTGTTGATATTGGTGTTTCAAGTAAAAATGAAGCGATGAAAATGGGCGTTCATCTAGGTTGTGTTATCACTTATCCCGATAAGTTTTTTATTATGAATCAAAATTATTTTGTATCTAGAGCATTAGATAATAAAATAGGAGGTTTTATTATAGCGGAAGTAGCAAGAATGCTAAGAGAAAATAAAGTTGATTTAAATTTTGGATTATACATAGTCAATTCAGTTCAAGAAGAAGTAGGATTAAAAGGAGCTAAAATGATATCTCAAACCATACAACCTAACATAGCTATTGTGACGGATGTGACACATGATACTTATAGTCCTATGATTGATCAAAAAATACAAGGAGATGTAAAATGTGGATTGGGCCCTGTTATTGGATATTCTCCTTCAATACACAAAAATATTAGAGAATTAATTATTCAAACTGCTATGAATAAGAAAATACATTTTCAACGTTTAGCATCATCTAGATATACAGGAACGGATACAGATGCTTTTGCTTATTCCAATAGAGGAGTATTGTCTGCTTTAATTTCCATTCCTCTTAAATATATGCATACCACAGTAGAAATGGTTCATAAAAATGATGTAGAAAAAGCTATATTACTGATTTTTGAAACTTTACAAGAAATTAATAATAAAAATAAAAAATTTTTTATTGATTAA
- the dapF gene encoding diaminopimelate epimerase, with product MKLSFYKYQGTGNDFILLDYRKEGMGNPFLFKRLCDRHFGIGADGIIFIKNDNNSDFYMKYCNSDGIESTMCGNGGRCAISFAHKLGIKKKEDKIYFRAMDGYHVGFINNQNLVSINMLNIDKNAIEIHSEYVFLNTGSPHHILFVEHVAEKDVYKEGKKIRSQSTYLEEGVNVNFVEILEDQTLKVRTYERGVENETLSCGTGVVASVIAACETNKIKNGVENILVKTLGGKLWVSFKKTKNEYQEIYLTGNVQFIFEGCITI from the coding sequence ATGAAATTAAGTTTTTATAAATATCAAGGAACAGGAAATGATTTCATACTTCTAGATTATAGAAAAGAGGGGATGGGGAATCCTTTTTTATTCAAAAGATTGTGTGATAGACATTTTGGAATTGGGGCTGATGGAATTATTTTCATTAAAAATGATAATAATAGTGATTTTTATATGAAATATTGTAATTCTGATGGGATCGAAAGCACAATGTGTGGAAATGGAGGAAGATGTGCAATTTCTTTTGCTCATAAGTTAGGGATAAAAAAAAAAGAGGATAAAATTTATTTTCGAGCTATGGATGGATATCATGTTGGATTCATAAATAATCAGAATTTAGTTTCTATAAATATGCTTAACATAGATAAAAATGCAATAGAAATTCATTCAGAATATGTTTTTTTAAACACTGGATCTCCACATCATATTCTATTCGTAGAACATGTAGCAGAAAAAGACGTATATAAAGAAGGAAAAAAAATAAGATCTCAAAGTACTTATTTAGAAGAAGGAGTCAATGTTAATTTTGTGGAAATACTTGAAGATCAAACTTTAAAAGTACGAACTTATGAGAGAGGAGTTGAAAATGAAACTTTATCCTGTGGGACAGGAGTAGTCGCTTCTGTTATTGCTGCATGCGAAACTAATAAAATAAAAAATGGTGTTGAAAATATTTTGGTTAAAACTCTTGGAGGTAAATTATGGGTTTCATTCAAAAAAACAAAAAATGAATATCAAGAGATTTACTTAACCGGAAATGTTCAATTTATATTTGAAGGATGTATTACGATTTGA
- a CDS encoding Do family serine endopeptidase — MKKIVFYIVLSSVMSSIITISAYKQYVREEFLPFPYTSEKTKLTSASSNSSSLVSSGGLPDFTRIVSKTIHTVVNVKNYSKKYTNQFDPFDFFFGFPDDFGNRGRKPQKNNDIPGLHGSGVIISPDGYIVTNNHVIKDADKIEITLHDQRTYKAKLIGTDPSTDMALLKINEKNLPFIYFSDSNKVQVGEWVLAIGNPFDLNSTVTAGIISAKNRSLGILRGETQSQSAIESFFQTDAAVNPGNSGGALINTNGELIGINTAISSASGNFIGYSFAAPSNLVAKVIQDIKKYGTVQRAYLGVRGMDLSKTEYLKAYNRETHQNIKSQQGFLIGEVFENSGAADAGLKKGDIIKSVDGKPIQNVADLSFIVGTKHPGDKVKVNIVRNKNTKTFTVVLKDLQGRIKIRTKEEISPSELLGAKFEPLSKEYKKDFGINYGIIITEIRTGRLSSIGLEEGDIILSINGVKMKKPNDVDKILKKYSGDVTIKSIKQNGQVYIAGFEMN; from the coding sequence ATGAAAAAAATAGTTTTTTATATTGTGTTAAGCAGTGTTATGAGTTCAATAATAACTATTTCTGCATATAAACAATATGTAAGAGAAGAATTTTTACCTTTTCCATATACATCAGAAAAAACAAAACTTACTTCTGCTTCATCAAATTCTTCATCATTGGTTAGTTCTGGTGGTTTACCTGATTTTACCAGAATCGTATCAAAAACCATACATACAGTAGTCAATGTAAAAAATTATTCAAAAAAATACACCAATCAATTTGATCCATTTGATTTTTTCTTTGGATTTCCTGATGATTTTGGAAATAGAGGAAGAAAACCTCAAAAAAATAATGATATTCCTGGACTTCATGGATCTGGGGTAATCATATCTCCTGATGGATATATTGTGACTAATAATCATGTTATAAAAGATGCAGATAAAATAGAAATCACTCTACATGATCAAAGAACTTATAAAGCAAAGTTAATAGGAACAGATCCTAGCACAGATATGGCTTTATTAAAAATTAATGAAAAAAATTTGCCTTTTATTTACTTTTCTGATTCTAATAAAGTACAAGTTGGAGAATGGGTTTTAGCTATAGGAAATCCTTTTGATTTAAACTCGACTGTTACAGCTGGTATCATAAGTGCAAAAAATAGAAGTTTGGGTATATTAAGAGGAGAAACACAATCACAATCAGCTATTGAATCTTTTTTTCAGACTGATGCAGCTGTAAATCCTGGTAATAGTGGTGGAGCTTTAATTAACACTAATGGGGAATTAATTGGAATTAATACAGCTATTTCCTCTGCTTCAGGAAATTTTATAGGATATAGTTTTGCTGCTCCTTCTAATTTGGTAGCAAAAGTGATACAAGACATAAAAAAATACGGAACCGTACAACGTGCATACTTAGGAGTCAGAGGTATGGATCTTTCTAAAACCGAATATTTAAAAGCTTATAATAGAGAAACACATCAAAATATAAAATCACAACAGGGTTTTTTAATAGGAGAAGTATTTGAAAACAGTGGAGCAGCTGATGCAGGTTTGAAAAAAGGAGATATTATAAAAAGTGTAGATGGAAAACCTATACAAAATGTTGCAGATTTATCATTTATTGTTGGAACTAAACATCCAGGTGATAAAGTTAAAGTGAATATTGTACGTAATAAAAATACAAAAACTTTTACCGTTGTTTTAAAAGATTTGCAGGGAAGAATAAAAATAAGAACTAAAGAAGAAATTTCTCCTTCTGAATTATTAGGGGCAAAATTTGAACCATTAAGTAAAGAGTATAAAAAAGATTTTGGAATTAATTATGGAATTATAATCACAGAAATCAGAACAGGTCGTTTAAGTTCTATAGGGTTGGAAGAAGGAGACATCATTTTATCTATTAATGGAGTAAAAATGAAAAAACCTAATGATGTTGATAAAATTTTGAAAAAGTATTCAGGCGATGTGACAATCAAATCTATTAAACAAAACGGACAAGTATATATAGCAGGATTTGAAATGAATTAA
- a CDS encoding LptF/LptG family permease gives MKIIDRYIIRNFIGTFVFITISIQFLSVIIDISQRMHRLENNQGSIKEALIDYYPFWSIWLINTFSPISVFLSVIFFTSKLTHNSEIMAILSNGISFMRLTFPYLTSAIMIGIVSLILNYYFLPIANKKKNKFHYQYLLSAKYKNKYENNQTISAQISKNEYIFIRNFSKKKNIGKECVYQRFNGKKLIHILKSKNIFWYKKYKIYIFLSYEETIIKKNHDFFMIGDYKIKKLPITPEQLLPEEYIAETMNIHELKKFIDMEKDKKNMNMHLNEYYQRTSLPFSTLIFTVLGLSISTKRKKGEIAYNLIIGIALAFFYIFFVEINKIYSNKDYIPSFLAVWFPNLIYGIITIFFYWDRNRN, from the coding sequence ATGAAAATTATTGATCGTTATATTATTCGTAATTTTATTGGAACTTTTGTATTTATTACGATTTCTATTCAATTTTTATCTGTAATTATAGATATTTCTCAAAGAATGCATCGTTTAGAAAATAATCAAGGATCAATTAAAGAGGCTTTAATTGATTATTATCCTTTTTGGTCCATATGGTTAATTAATACTTTTTCTCCTATTTCCGTTTTTTTATCTGTTATTTTTTTCACATCAAAATTAACCCATAATTCAGAAATTATGGCCATTTTATCAAATGGTATTAGTTTTATGAGATTGACATTCCCTTATTTGACATCAGCTATTATGATAGGAATTGTATCTTTAATACTAAATTATTATTTTTTACCTATAGCTAACAAAAAAAAAAACAAATTCCATTATCAATATTTATTAAGTGCAAAATACAAAAATAAATATGAAAATAATCAAACAATAAGTGCTCAAATTTCAAAAAATGAGTATATTTTCATTCGAAATTTTTCAAAAAAAAAAAACATAGGTAAAGAATGTGTATATCAAAGATTTAATGGGAAAAAGTTAATCCACATTTTAAAATCTAAGAATATTTTTTGGTACAAAAAGTATAAAATATATATTTTTCTTTCTTATGAAGAAACTATCATAAAAAAAAATCATGATTTTTTTATGATAGGAGATTATAAAATTAAGAAATTACCCATAACTCCAGAACAACTATTACCGGAGGAATATATAGCAGAAACTATGAATATTCATGAATTGAAAAAATTTATTGATATGGAAAAAGACAAAAAAAACATGAATATGCATTTAAATGAATATTATCAAAGAACAAGTTTACCTTTTTCTACTTTAATATTTACTGTTTTAGGACTATCCATATCTACAAAAAGAAAAAAAGGAGAAATCGCCTATAACCTGATTATAGGAATTGCGTTAGCCTTTTTTTATATATTTTTTGTAGAAATTAACAAAATATATTCTAACAAGGATTATATACCCTCTTTTTTAGCTGTTTGGTTTCCAAATTTAATTTATGGAATAATTACAATATTTTTTTATTGGGATAGAAATAGAAATTAA
- the tgt gene encoding tRNA guanosine(34) transglycosylase Tgt: MKFDLIKTDTCSKARIGILETDHGQIETPIFMPVASKGYVKSVPNHELYKISKIVLGNTYHLHFQPGIEVLRQAGGIHSFLNWKGSILTDSGGFQIFSMKKLNKNTENGVVFKSILDGSFHFFDPEKSMQIQRIIGGDIIMAFDDCTPFPCSYQEAEKSLKKTHRWLKRCYYYLRNNPEIYNYKQSFFPIIQGSIYTDLRKYSVEYISLLKAEGYAIGGLSLGEEKEQTHSVINLLTDLLPKEKPRYLMGLGYPVDILEGIALGIDMFDCVIPTRNGRHGMLFTWKGIMNIKNKKWEKDYSCLDEFGNSYVDQLYSKSYVRHLFLSKDNLAKEIASIHNLSFYFHLIQEAKIHILHNKFFSWKKSIIPLLQERL, translated from the coding sequence ATGAAATTTGACTTAATTAAAACGGATACTTGTTCAAAAGCAAGAATAGGAATTTTAGAAACAGATCATGGGCAAATAGAAACACCTATTTTTATGCCAGTAGCTTCAAAAGGTTATGTTAAATCTGTTCCAAATCATGAACTTTATAAAATATCTAAAATAGTTCTTGGAAACACTTATCATTTACATTTTCAACCCGGTATTGAAGTATTACGTCAAGCAGGAGGTATTCATTCTTTTCTAAATTGGAAAGGATCTATATTAACAGATAGTGGAGGTTTTCAAATTTTTTCAATGAAAAAATTAAATAAAAATACTGAAAATGGAGTTGTATTTAAATCTATTTTAGATGGATCCTTTCATTTTTTTGATCCTGAAAAATCTATGCAAATTCAACGTATTATAGGTGGAGATATTATTATGGCTTTTGACGATTGTACTCCTTTTCCTTGTAGTTATCAAGAAGCTGAAAAATCTTTAAAAAAAACGCATCGTTGGTTAAAAAGATGTTATTATTATTTACGAAATAATCCAGAAATATATAATTATAAGCAAAGTTTTTTTCCTATTATACAAGGAAGTATTTATACGGATCTAAGAAAATATTCTGTAGAATATATTTCCTTATTAAAAGCTGAAGGTTATGCAATAGGTGGATTAAGTTTAGGAGAAGAAAAAGAACAAACACATAGTGTGATTAATTTATTAACAGATCTTTTACCTAAAGAAAAACCTAGATATTTAATGGGATTAGGTTATCCTGTAGATATTTTAGAAGGAATAGCTTTAGGAATCGATATGTTTGATTGTGTGATTCCTACAAGAAATGGACGTCATGGAATGCTTTTTACGTGGAAAGGAATCATGAATATCAAAAACAAAAAATGGGAAAAAGATTATTCTTGTTTAGATGAATTTGGGAATTCTTATGTTGATCAATTATACAGTAAATCTTATGTCAGACACCTTTTTTTATCTAAAGATAATTTAGCAAAGGAAATTGCTTCCATTCATAATCTTTCTTTTTATTTTCATCTTATTCAAGAAGCGAAAATTCATATTCTACATAATAAATTTTTTTCTTGGAAAAAATCTATAATTCCTTTATTACAAGAACGTTTATAA
- the rsmH gene encoding 16S rRNA (cytosine(1402)-N(4))-methyltransferase RsmH, with amino-acid sequence MNFQYRHKPVLTKESIKNLITDQNGVYVDATFGTGGHSYAILKKLNKKATLIALDQDKESIEKNCIQDKRFHLFHKNFIHIRNVLNQNCINKVSGILVDLGISSLQIDNPTRGFANRFDCVLDMRMNQESFYSAQNVLNECSKKKLFHIFYEYGELKNAKKIADKIFNKRLKKNIKTTLDLIRLFSIKGSFKNKKRFFARLFQSIRIEVNNEINVLKDFLLESSKIILPGGRIAVISYHSIEDRIIKYFFKKGIIINKVNFKTLPFQMIHKKVIKPSFQEIINNPRSRSARLRIAEKT; translated from the coding sequence ATGAATTTTCAATATCGGCATAAGCCAGTTCTTACAAAAGAAAGTATAAAAAATTTAATTACAGATCAAAATGGAGTTTATGTAGATGCTACATTCGGTACAGGAGGACATTCTTATGCTATACTAAAAAAATTAAATAAAAAAGCAACTCTAATCGCTTTGGATCAGGATAAGGAATCTATCGAAAAAAATTGTATTCAAGATAAACGTTTTCATTTATTTCACAAAAATTTCATTCATATACGTAATGTTTTGAATCAAAATTGTATAAATAAAGTATCAGGAATATTAGTAGATTTGGGAATTTCATCTTTGCAAATAGATAATCCGACAAGAGGTTTTGCGAATCGATTCGATTGTGTTTTAGATATGAGAATGAATCAAGAATCTTTTTATTCTGCTCAAAATGTTCTAAATGAATGTTCAAAAAAAAAGTTATTTCATATATTTTATGAATATGGTGAATTAAAAAATGCAAAAAAAATTGCAGATAAAATATTTAATAAACGTTTAAAGAAAAATATTAAAACTACTTTGGATTTAATTCGTCTTTTCTCTATAAAAGGATCGTTTAAAAATAAAAAAAGATTTTTTGCTAGACTTTTCCAGTCTATACGAATAGAAGTTAATAATGAAATAAATGTTTTAAAGGATTTTTTATTAGAATCTTCTAAAATTATATTACCAGGAGGGAGAATTGCCGTGATTTCATATCATTCTATAGAAGATAGAATTATTAAATATTTTTTTAAAAAAGGAATTATAATAAATAAAGTAAATTTTAAAACTCTTCCTTTCCAAATGATACATAAAAAAGTCATTAAACCTAGTTTTCAAGAAATCATAAATAATCCACGATCTAGGAGCGCTAGATTAAGAATTGCAGAAAAAACTTAA
- a CDS encoding FtsL-like putative cell division protein: MKKKIQDILKGKFLVKKNAYRIWNFIFFITTLSLISITSSHIMDRKIRKITLLGEEIKELKSEYADLHSKCMKIQLASFIKKKLVNELKDLDSPPYELIIDKKDVDYLQKK, from the coding sequence ATGAAAAAAAAAATACAAGATATTCTGAAAGGAAAATTTTTAGTAAAAAAAAATGCTTATCGTATTTGGAATTTTATTTTTTTTATTACTACACTATCTTTGATTAGCATTACTAGTTCACATATAATGGATAGAAAAATTCGGAAAATAACTCTTCTTGGTGAAGAAATAAAAGAATTAAAATCTGAATACGCAGATTTACATAGTAAATGTATGAAAATACAATTAGCTTCTTTTATAAAAAAAAAATTAGTGAATGAATTAAAAGATTTAGACTCTCCTCCATATGAATTAATCATAGATAAAAAAGATGTGGATTATCTCCAAAAAAAATGA
- a CDS encoding penicillin-binding protein has translation MKQKRYILLYKSYLIGFLFIFIAALIIFNLFYIQNYYYSEGYKKSVIEKTIRTNLIKAKRGNIYASDNSILAMSIVRYDIHIDFRSISEKLFQENVYSLCNSLEFLFKKPKFFFYKKFRYEKKRGNRYFLLAKNLDYPHFKILQNFPIFNKGQIRGGFIVEKKICRIHPLENIGKRTLGYDDHRGKAGLEGAFSKYLKGKDGKRLEQRISLKIWKPLKSENEINPEDGKDVYSTINIYLQDVAYHALLQELSISQADHGCVILMDVKSGEIPAMINLEKTKKNTYEDLRNFAVWEGSEPGSTFKTMAILAALEDKKIDVDMIVNTQGGVMKLRGEKIRDSHYSGHVEMNPKQILEFSSNVGIAKIIYENYKENPEKFIEHLRKWKLDKKIDIDIPGESMPFIPDPGKKNWSSITLPWMTFGYNIKLTPLQILTFYNAIANQGKMIKPLFIRKIKHHGKCIKKYTKPIVMIPSIAEKSSLMKIQNMLEGVVKNGTAKKYYNSEYPYAGKTGTTQLNYWKKGKPVSYNSSFVGYFPAKNPKYSCIVVISKPEKGYYGIEVAVPVFDKIAKYIYTRIGRKIFLTKKKNKENLLNKIGESKNFFTDKWIMPNVVSVPGKEIIPILENRGFHIEYEGTGKVLTQSIRPGKKLKKNQMIFLKLEE, from the coding sequence ATGAAACAAAAAAGATATATTCTATTATATAAGTCTTATTTAATTGGTTTTTTATTCATATTTATTGCCGCATTAATTATTTTCAATTTATTTTATATTCAAAATTATTATTATTCAGAAGGATACAAAAAATCTGTTATAGAAAAAACGATTAGAACCAATTTAATTAAAGCTAAACGTGGAAATATTTATGCATCAGATAATAGTATTTTAGCAATGTCTATTGTAAGATATGATATTCACATTGATTTTAGGTCTATATCTGAAAAATTATTTCAAGAAAATGTTTATTCATTATGTAATTCTTTAGAATTTCTATTTAAAAAACCCAAATTTTTTTTCTATAAAAAATTTCGATATGAAAAAAAAAGGGGGAATAGATATTTTTTATTAGCAAAAAATTTAGATTATCCACATTTTAAAATATTACAAAATTTTCCCATTTTCAATAAAGGACAAATACGAGGGGGGTTCATTGTAGAAAAAAAGATATGTCGAATTCATCCATTGGAAAATATTGGAAAAAGAACATTAGGATATGATGATCATAGAGGAAAAGCCGGATTAGAAGGAGCTTTTAGCAAATATTTGAAAGGAAAGGATGGAAAAAGATTAGAACAACGTATTAGTTTGAAAATATGGAAACCATTGAAATCAGAAAACGAAATTAATCCAGAAGATGGAAAAGACGTTTATTCAACAATAAATATATATTTACAAGATGTCGCCTATCATGCATTACTTCAAGAGTTATCTATTTCTCAAGCAGATCATGGATGTGTAATTTTGATGGATGTAAAAAGTGGAGAAATTCCTGCTATGATCAATTTAGAAAAAACTAAAAAAAATACTTATGAAGATTTAAGAAATTTTGCAGTATGGGAAGGAAGTGAACCTGGATCAACTTTTAAAACTATGGCTATTCTTGCTGCTCTTGAAGATAAAAAAATAGATGTAGATATGATTGTCAATACTCAAGGTGGAGTCATGAAATTAAGAGGAGAAAAAATACGGGATAGTCATTACAGTGGACATGTTGAAATGAATCCAAAGCAAATTTTAGAATTTTCTTCAAATGTGGGAATAGCAAAAATTATTTATGAAAATTATAAAGAAAATCCGGAAAAATTTATAGAACACTTACGAAAATGGAAATTAGATAAAAAAATAGATATAGACATACCGGGAGAAAGTATGCCTTTTATACCAGATCCTGGAAAAAAAAATTGGAGTAGCATTACCTTACCATGGATGACTTTTGGATATAATATAAAACTAACTCCTTTACAAATACTTACTTTTTATAATGCTATTGCAAATCAGGGTAAAATGATTAAGCCTTTATTTATTAGAAAGATAAAACATCATGGAAAATGTATAAAAAAATATACAAAACCTATTGTTATGATTCCTTCTATAGCTGAGAAATCTTCTTTAATGAAAATACAAAATATGTTAGAAGGAGTTGTAAAAAATGGAACAGCTAAAAAATATTATAATTCAGAATATCCTTATGCAGGAAAAACGGGAACAACACAATTAAATTATTGGAAAAAAGGAAAACCCGTATCTTACAATAGTTCTTTTGTAGGATACTTTCCTGCTAAAAATCCAAAATATTCTTGTATTGTAGTCATTTCAAAACCAGAGAAAGGATATTACGGAATCGAGGTAGCAGTTCCTGTATTTGACAAAATAGCTAAATATATCTACACAAGAATAGGTAGAAAAATATTTTTAACAAAGAAAAAGAATAAAGAAAATTTACTCAATAAAATTGGAGAATCAAAAAATTTTTTTACTGATAAATGGATCATGCCTAATGTAGTATCTGTTCCTGGTAAAGAAATCATACCTATATTGGAAAATAGGGGTTTTCATATAGAATATGAAGGAACAGGAAAAGTATTAACTCAATCTATTCGACCAGGAAAAAAATTGAAAAAAAATCAGATGATATTTTTGAAATTAGAAGAATGA